Proteins encoded together in one Nyctibius grandis isolate bNycGra1 chromosome 1, bNycGra1.pri, whole genome shotgun sequence window:
- the CASP8AP2 gene encoding CASP8-associated protein 2 produces MAADEDGLGLFDIRCGAEASPFKEGDESSVDIYDGLDSGLTVPDNSAPNAVPAGNSLNLFDEILIEEGTAKEASYNELQAEYGKCQQQIKELMKKFKEIQAQNVILQNENQALKKNISALIKTARVEINRKDEEISNLHQRLAEFPNHRTSFTRTYLPGSNGRCSEMCKTKDSKFRPSDLDDSIKMEHRMKNDCSKDTYHSYSSHNMDNEKSSSEKRNTPCLMRYPSEELCNDGTPVCLPNYNHSSNKDNRKERKEMKSNEQYSKGNVDKYKREVHQSTGSKGSCNNGDSEDGNSDPQQKLKTLSEKTSKKELQQKSQSVKLKCSPSAEKRVERGVSSWEKQSTGKDRFQTKGELYADERSQNVFKKDIKTHDKDEKNAGQKSKPNEKLQELPRRPSRGSSPHSKNEHSKSLHEPRKCRMEDSRKGRDIDCKRERGTNDHTSRERRTSPSNSNSREHKYARLKENSSRYEWETAHSKSERHRTEEKRKRERENQHENRHFRSERKVAKEISHQSAKEFKKGIDVTKSERNKSYKLEETSRVANSSKDHKVPKTKDEHTRTKSKDLKLSFMEKLNLTLSPAKKQCLSPTDGLKTPSQKATDEGSTELKLQAERLDSAHPVNCGPTEQPNSTLQVLDSAAQSNVEPALPVCVNSENEALKVVAADPAQSEALPKAAADERSSKTLPEAEAGQLHPQALPGAAEVLVPGEMQAEALSDTAEACDLVESEASATAAAVTDLNHPESLPLEVAGSVAECENLPVTVGVMQDDNVPAAEVAQSEPVTESMGALLESAAEKKEEDKIWLAACIESSGDQRGSQNLVLDDLEAKSSGDLESCDVADDISETKLHCLMEVVKNDDHLAAENVKCPIEEKDVCEINTSTSQSLDRTVLTDKDEPLVDQNACDLEPDLAEISTTASLSGEMCPRTKERETNPVPVDDDCSILSIDLNHLRYIPKAISPLNSPMRPLAKALKMESPCKGHVKSYNKDLIPESTAVVCPSKNLSKEVNKENQKPVTMSDEHLEMESQLSISSDEIEEGEIISSDEDEKKSKPERGSENTKKSRSKASPETRNLTSSPQNQKSRTAHCNEDNGKFVSVKVSTKKNRERHKNQTFRSSKDMKKNKTVSVACLEKIVHVIVEPSNVQEIMQMLRAIRKQMRKNYMKFKVHFPVQHFHRIIESGIINFTSLIKYLNFSKISTLGETLKFSICDIIESKLTQVKKNAIVDRLFEQQVSDMKKQLWKFVDEQLDYLFEKIRRMIIKLCNVGNESEEGKFERAGKQKHKIDHKNDVQRCRKKSLKARPQKPEKYILSKQIVDYQRPKCHREKNKADAPKAAFTKCLNSIDNTRNSQTKVHLSKENHLPGALTSLKGVKYEKEGFQLSRDAASKSDLSYELLTEQQASSLTFNLVSDAQMGEIFKSLLQGSDLLEKNGGNIDRNEWEFRTPEKQFLDSHKCRGNGAGLVEEIAPKEACVESQPVEDITWPVVSPVRAPSLASRLQMSVDPDVLDESCMFEVPANAASCKEDECSLQKNKSVVSSILLEDLAVSLTIPSPLKSDAHLSFLKPENNSSSAPEGVLSAHYSEDALLEEEDATEQDIHLALESDNSSSKSSCSSSWTSRPVATGFQCRPSLPMQAVIMEKSNDHFIVKIRRAVPSTSLASGQVASLKEVRASSTETEKEEKRSGEKEKDSQSVTAATVQGTVTPDLVKMGQLPRVSTGQEQNPALPPPLKESHNSIGKEETSGLLGPCRKSSNTESHVTESPDEGSEQSQAHKLKVSENINEMGVRSQASLPAGCCIESYIDLTDDTVSETSSSAVESTGDDGTQETSTGSSEISDKKEELEECSDAFIDLTEEVSNETVAGECNLETKSTSNSVVGCQISMDDKTSKKRKKEAVGENSNSKRQRRETESASEGSDASDVKSDEVNSAPKQCSRKKNESQQNKDSSPLASSASSPSLYAKNIIKKKGEVVVSWTRNDDREILLECQRKGPSSKTFVSLATRLNKSPNQVSERFKQLMKLFKKSKCK; encoded by the exons ATGGCAGCAGATGAGGATGGACTGGGACTGTTTGATATCCGCTGCGGTG cTGAAGCTTCCCCCTTCAAGGAAGGTGATGAGAGCTCAGTGGATATTTACGATGGCTTGGACAGTGGTTTGACGGTTCCTG ACAATTCTGCTCCAAATGCTGTTCCAGCTGGAAACAGCTTAAATTTATTTGATGAGATATTAATTGAAGAAGGGACTGCGAAGGAAGCATCCTACAATGAG TTGCAGGCAGAATATGGAAAATGTCAGCAGCAAATTAAAGAGTTGATGAAGAAATTTAAGGAAATACAGGCACAG aatgTCATTCTACAGAATGAAAACCAAGCTCtcaaaaagaatatttcagcACTTATCAAAACAGCAAGAGTGGAAATTAACCGTAAGGATGAAGAAATCAGTAATCTCCATCAAAG GCTAGCAGAATTTCCCAATCATCGAACTAGCTTTACCAGAACATACCTTCCAGGATCTAATGGAAGGTGTTCTGAGATGTGTAAAACAAAAGATTCCAAATTCAGACCTTCTGATTTAGATGACAGTATAAAGATGGagcacagaatgaaaaatgactGTTCAAAAGATACATACCACAGTTACTCATCTCATAATATGGACAATGAGAAGTCTAgctctgaaaaaagaaacactccATGTTTAATGAGATACCCTTCCGAAGAGCTCTGCAATGATGGTACTCCTGTGTGCCTACCAAACTATAACCATAGTTCCAACAAGGAtaacaggaaggaaagaaaagaaatgaaaagtaatgaGCAGTATAGTAAGGGAAATGTTGACAAATACAAAAGAGAAGTACATCAGAGCACTGGAAGCAAGGGTAGCTGTAACAATGGGGACAGTGAAGATGGGAATTCAGATCCTCAGCAAAAGCTGAAAACCCTTTCAGAGAAGACCAGTAAAAAGGAGTTGCAACAAAAAAGTCAGAGCGTAAAACTCAAATGCAGTCCAAGTGCAGAGAAAAGAGTAGAAAGGGGTGTTTCTTCCTGGGAGAAACAATCTACTGGTAAAGACAGATTTCAAACAAAGGGTGAACTGTATGCTGATGAAAGAtcacaaaatgtatttaaaaaagacattaaaacacatgataaagatgaaaaaaatgctggcCAAAAAAGTAAACCAAATGAAAAGCTACAAGAGCTACCAAGGAGGCCTAGTAGAGGGAGTAGTCCGCACTCAAAGAACGAACATTCAAAGAGTCTTCATGAACCACGTAAATGTCGCATGGAAGATTCtagaaaaggaagagacatTGACtgcaagagagagaggggaacaAATGATCATACTTCTCGAGAACGAAGGACTTCACCTTCTAATTCCAACAGCAGAGAGCATAAATATGCACGCTTGAAGGAAAATAGTAGTAGATACGAATGGGAAACAGCACATTCCAAATCAGAAAGacacagaactgaagaaaaaaggaaaagagaaagagagaatcagcatgaaaatagacattttagaagtgaaagaaaagttgCAAAAGAGATTTCTCACCAATCAGCAAAAGAATTCAAGAAAGGTATAGATGTTACAAAAAGTGAGAGAAACAAGTCCTATAAGTTAGAAGAAACATCCAGAGTAGCAAATAGCTCAAAAGACCATAAGGTTCCCAAAACTAAAGATGAACACACTAGGACAAAAAGCAAAGACTTAAAACTTAGCTTTATGGAAAAGCTAAATTTAACTCTTTCTCCTGCTAAGAAACAATGTCTCTCTCCAACAGATGgacttaaaacaccttcccaaaAGGCCACTGATGAGGGAAGTACAGAGCTCAAGCTGCAGGCAGAACGGTTGGATTCTGCCCACCCTGTTAACTGTGGTCCCACAGAGCAACCTAATTCAACTCTACAAGTTCTGGACAGTGCAGCTCAAAGCAACGTGGAACCAGCACTGCCTGTTTGTGtcaattctgaaaatgaagccTTGAAAGTAGTAGCAGCAGATCCAGCACAGTCTGAAGCATTGCCAAAAGCGGCAGCTGATGAAAGGAGCTCCAAAACCTTACCAGAAGCAGAAGCGGGTCAGCTACATCCCCAGGCCttgccaggagctgcagaggtACTGGTTCCTGGTGAGATGCAGGCTGAAGCATTGTCAGACACAGCAGAGGCTTGTGATCTCGTTGAATCGGAAGcctcagcaacagcagcagcagtgacgGATCTGAATCACCCTGAATCTTTGCCCTTGGAGGTGGCAGGGAGTGTGGCAGAGTGTGAAAACTTGCCTGTGACAGTGGGTGTGATGCAGGATGATAATGTACCAGCAGCAGAAGTGGCACAGTCTGAACCTGTCACTGAAAGTATGGGAGCCCTTCTAGAGtcagcagcagagaagaaagaggaagataaaATATGGCTAGCTGCTTGCATAGAAAGCTCAGGAGACCAACGTGGCTCTCAAAACCTTGTCTTAGATGACTTGGAAGCCAAAAGTTCTGGTGACCTGGAATCCTGTGATGTCGCAGATGATATTAGTGAAACAAAACTACACTGTTTAATGGAAGTAGTGAAGAATGATGATCACTTGGCTGCAGAAAACGTTAAGTGTCCCATTGAGGAAAAGGATGTCTGTGAAATTAATACGAGTACATCTCAGTCACTTGACAGAACTGTGTTAACTGATAAGGATGAACCATTAGTTGACCAGAATGCTTGTGATCTGGAGCCAGACCTAGCTGAAATCAGTACTACAGCATCTCTTAGTGGTGAGATGTGTCCTAGAactaaagagagagaaactaaCCCAGTTCCTGTAGATGATGACTGCTCAATACTCAGCATTGATCTCAATCACTTGAGATATATTCCGAAGGCAATCAGCCCACTGAACAGTCCAATGCGCCCTTTGGCTAAAGCACTTAAGATGGAAAGTCCCTGCAAAGGTCATGTGAAAAGTTACAACAAAG attTAATTCCTGAAAGTACGGCTGTCGTGTGTCCCTCAAAGAATTTGTCAAAGGAggtaaacaaagaaaatcaaaagccGGTTACCATGTCTGATGAACACTTAGAGATGGAGTCCCAGCTGAGTATCTCTTCAGATGAAATAGAAGAAGGAGAAATCATAAGTAGtgatgaagatgaaaaaaaatctaaaccagAAAGAGgatctgaaaatacaaaaaaatcaagatcaAAAGCTTCTCCTGAGACACGAAATTTGACCAGCAGTCCACAGAATCAAAAGAGCAGAACTGCGCATTGCAATGAAGATAATGgaaaatttgtttctgtgaaagtAAGTACAAAGAAGAACAGAGAGAGGCATAAAAATCAGACTTTCAGATCTTCGAaggatatgaagaaaaataaaactgtgagCGTTGCTTGTCTTGAAAAAATAGTTCATGTTATTGTTGAACCTTCAAATGTACAAGAAATCATGCAGATGCTAAGAGCTATACGaaaacagatgaggaaaaattaTATGAAGTTCAAGGTACACTTCCCAGTtcagcattttcacagaattatagaatctGGTATCATAAATTTTACATCATTAATAAAATACTTGAACTTTTCCAAGATCTCTACATTAGGTGAGACATTAAAATTTAGTATCTGTGATATTATAGAGTCCAAACTTACGCAAGTTAAAAAGAATGCAATAGTGGACCGTCTTTTTGAACAACAAGTATCAGATATGAAAAAACAGTTATGGAAATTTGTAGATGAACAGCTTGATTACTTATTTGAAAAGATAAGGAGAATGATAATAAAACTATGTAATGTGGGAAATGAGAGCGAGGAAGGGAAGTTTGAAAGagcaggaaagcaaaaacaCAAGATCGATCATAAAAATGATGTGCAAAGATGTAGAAAAAAGTCCCTGAAAGCCAGACCtcaaaagcctgaaaaatacATCCTTTCAAAGCAGATTGTGGATTATCAACGACCTAAGTGTCACcgtgagaaaaataaagcagatgcaCCAAAAGCTGCCTTTACAAAATGTCTTAACTCCATTGATAACACGAGGAATTCCCAAACCAAAGTGCACCTCTCTAAAGAGAATCATTTACCAGGTGCTCTCACGTCATTGAAGGGtgtaaaatatgaaaaggaaGGATTCCAGTTATCCAGAGATGCTGCTAGCAAGTCTGATCTTAGTTATGAGCTTCTCACGGAACAACAAGCGTCCAGTCTTACATTTAATCTTGTAAGTGATGCTCAAATGGgtgaaattttcaaaagcttattGCAAGGTTCCgatctcttggaaaaaaatggtggCAATATCGACAGAAATGAGTGGGAATTCAGGACtccagaaaaacagtttttagaCAGTCATAAATGCAGAGGTAATGGTGCTGGACTGGTGGAAGAGATTGCTCCAAAGGAGGCTTGTGTGGAATCTCAACCAGTAGAGGATATTACCTGGCCTGTTGTTTCACCTGTAAGAGCTCCCTCTTTAGCATCTAGGCTTCAGATGTCTGTTGATCCAGATGTACTAGATGAAAGCTGTATGTTTGAGGTTCCTGCAAATGCAGCTTCATGCAAAGAAGATGAATGTAGTTTACAAAAGAATAAATCAGTTGTTTCTTCTATCCTCCTTGAAGATTTGGCTGTTTCCTTAACCATTCCTTCACCTTTGAAATCAGATGCTCACCTCAGCTTCCTAAAACCTGAGAATAATTCTAGCTCAGCTCCCGAGGGTGTTCTCAGCGCACATTACAGCGAAGATGCACTTCTTGAAGAGGAGGATGCCACTGAACAAGACATTCATTTGGCTTTAGAATCTGATAACTCAAGCAGTAAATCCAGTTGTTCTTCATCGTGGACAAGTCGGCCTGTTGCTACCGGTTTTCAGTGTCGCCCCAGCCTACCAATGCAAGCAGTAATCATGGAGAAATCCAACGATCATTTTATCGTAAAGATTAGGCGTGCGGTGCCATCTACCTCACTAGCATCTGGTCAGGTGGCTTCATTGAAGGAGGTGCGGGCATCCTCAACCgagactgaaaaagaagaaaagaggagtggggaaaaagaaaaggacagtcAGAGTGTCACAGCAGCCACTGTGCAAGGAACTGTCACACCAGATCTGGTTAAGATGGGTCAGTTGCCTCGTGTCAGCACTGGACAAGAACAAAATCCTGCCTTACCTCCGCCTCTAAAGGAGTCACATAATAGTATTGGAAAGGAAGAAACTAGTGGTTTGCTTGGACCCTGTAGAAAATCTTCAAACACAGAGAGCCATGTCACTGAAAGCCCAGATGAAGGCTCTGAGCAATCTCAGGCACACAAATTGAAAGTAtctgaaaacataaatgaaatgGGAGTTAGATCTCAAGCTTCATTGCCTGCTGGATGCTGTATAGAGTCATACATAGACTTAACAGATGATACTGTTAGTGAAACTTCAAGTAGTGCAGTGGAATCCACTGGAGATGACGGGACTCAGGAAACTTCTACAGGAAGCTCAGAAATCAGTgataaaaaggaagaactggAAGAGTGTTCTGATGCATTTATAGACTTAACAGAAGAGGTTTCCAATGAGACTGTAGCAGGTGAATGTAATCTTGAAACAAAGTCCACTTCAAATTCTGTTGTAGGATGCCAGATAAGTATGGATGATAAAActagtaaaaaaaggaaaaaggaggctGTTGGAGAGAATTCCAACTCAAAAAGGCAACGAAGAGAAACTGAATCAGCAAGTGAAGGGAGCGATGCAAGTGATGTCAAGTCTGATGAGGTAAATTCAGCACCCAAGCAATGTTCCCGTAAGAAGAATGAGTCGCAGCAGAACAAAGACTCTTCTCCTTTGGCTTCATCTGCATCATCCCCTAGTCTGTATGccaaaaacatcattaaaaagaagggagaagtaGTAGTTTCCTGGACAAG AAATGATGACCGAGAAATTTTACTGGAGTGTCAGAGAAAAGGACCATCAAGCAAAACCTTTGTTTCCTTAGCCACTAGGCTGAACAAAAGCCCAAACCAG GTTTCAGAAAGATTCAAGCAGTTAATGAAGCTGTTCAAGAAATCCAAGTGCAAGTAA